The Methylocella silvestris BL2 DNA segment GGGAAAGCATGATCGCCACCGCGATATGCCCTCGGTGCGGCACGCAAAATGAATTGACGGAATGCAGCAATTGCGGCTCGTTGGAATTTCGGTTCGGCCCGTTGAGCGATGGCTCCGAGGGGATGATTTGCAAGAAATGCAACATCGGATTTTCAAACTTTTACTGCCAATCGGGATGCGGGACGTTGATCTCAGCTCAATCCTTGGGAACGCCTGTTTCTCGTATCGCACGGAACGTGAAGGCCGGGATCGACGCGCATGAAGGGCGCGGCAATTGCTTTATCGCCACTGAATTGTACGGAGCGGACGCCCTGGAATTAGAAACGCTGCGCGCCTATCGGGACAAGGTGCTGCTAAAGAAACGGGGGGGCAGGGCGTTTGTTGCCGCCTATTATAGCGCCGCCCCCAAAATCGTTGTTGCGATGCGCAGATCGCGGCTTCTACGAGCCTTGATATCTGCTTGTGTTAGCTTTTCGATTTCGATGGTCCGGCGCATGTATCCGACATATCGGCGATGAGGCGAGGAGCTCGCCCGACGCTGCTGTCAGGCCTCTGTTGACCGTCAAGCTGTGGAGGAACTTCTGATCGAAGTCTTTGTTTGGACCGCAGTCTAAAATGACCGCTATTAAATGTTTCGACTGCGGCGGCCGGTTACGTTCTGGTTCTTGGAGGAGGCGGCGTCATGAAGTTGATGATCGGAGCAGCA contains these protein-coding regions:
- a CDS encoding CFI-box-CTERM domain-containing protein; the encoded protein is MIATAICPRCGTQNELTECSNCGSLEFRFGPLSDGSEGMICKKCNIGFSNFYCQSGCGTLISAQSLGTPVSRIARNVKAGIDAHEGRGNCFIATELYGADALELETLRAYRDKVLLKKRGGRAFVAAYYSAAPKIVVAMRRSRLLRALISACVSFSISMVRRMYPTYRR